A stretch of Sinorhizobium meliloti DNA encodes these proteins:
- a CDS encoding aminotransferase class III-fold pyridoxal phosphate-dependent enzyme, which translates to MNDMLKTTPDFTTEEAQALLKQHFGVDGSLQPLDSERDQNFKVNTGEGRCYILKIVNGAEPEIESDFQTALLKHAGENAGDLPVPHLQPTLSGANLAATTRRGMVHRLRLVTWVPGTPLAQSDRSDGALHSLGRMLGRFDASLKGFMHPGALRDLDWDIRNAGRSAGRLAHVADLQDRALLQRFLDRFDERVAPRLPMLRSAVIHNDANDWNVLIDEDDRDRISGIIDFGDALYAPVIAEVAIAAAYAGLDHPDPIGAAAAIANGYHAEYPLLEEEVDLLFDLIAMRLVTSVTISASRRAHTADNPYLAISERPAWALLRKLDAMNPRFATAILRKACGFETVAGAHAVASWIGENRKSLLPLLDRPAATYPAALVPYGDPTHPMTVSSADGRPHDARSVWEEHCRTTGVELGIGPWGEARTVYSGEMFVSRLIEETRRTRHLGLDLFMAAGTKVHTPLAATVASVEIEKDPLGYGCLIALRHEPDGCPPFLTLWGHLAHEAVGRLKAGDRLEAGALVGEMGAPEENGGWAPHLHLQISTDTSLAATDILGVGEERYLDVWAELFPDASTFAGIAREFYDQSGRPHEEIIRRRKELLLPNLSISYEKPIKFVRGEGVWLIDDRGRAYLDCFNNVCHIGHAHPAVVEALARQAGTLNTNTRYLHDNIVAYAERLTATMPKELAVAAFANSGSEANSLALRLMRAHTGCENAVVLDWAYHGTTQELIDLSAYKFRRKGGKGQKPHVHVAAVPDSYHAPAAWPLEEHGKRFAENVAELIAAMRARGEAPGFFLAESIPSVAGQVFLPDGYLKEVYRMVREAGGVCIADEVQVGFGRVGSHWWAFETQGVVPDIVTMGKPIGDGHPLAAVVTTREIAASFDNGMEYFNTFGGNPVSCAVGLAVLDVIEGEDLRRNALDIGNHLLTAFRTMQERYEVIGDVRGLGLFLGIELVSDRRTRAPATEIARAVANGARQRGVLMGTEGPHDNVLKMRPPMIFSKRDADHLIAVLEETFGAVLAQAG; encoded by the coding sequence ATGAACGACATGCTGAAAACGACGCCGGATTTCACGACCGAGGAAGCGCAGGCCCTCCTTAAGCAGCACTTCGGCGTGGATGGGTCACTTCAGCCGCTGGACAGCGAGCGGGACCAGAACTTCAAGGTCAATACCGGCGAGGGCCGCTGCTACATTCTGAAGATCGTCAACGGCGCCGAGCCGGAAATCGAAAGCGACTTCCAGACAGCGCTGCTGAAGCACGCCGGCGAAAATGCAGGGGACCTGCCGGTCCCGCATTTGCAGCCGACACTGTCCGGTGCGAACCTCGCGGCGACCACGAGGCGCGGGATGGTCCATCGATTGCGGCTGGTCACCTGGGTTCCGGGAACTCCGCTCGCGCAGTCCGATCGCAGCGACGGAGCGCTTCACTCCCTCGGCCGGATGCTCGGCCGCTTCGATGCCTCGCTCAAGGGCTTCATGCATCCGGGCGCACTGCGCGACCTCGACTGGGACATACGCAATGCCGGACGTTCTGCCGGTCGGCTCGCACATGTGGCCGATCTCCAGGATCGTGCTCTTCTCCAGCGCTTTCTCGACCGCTTCGACGAGCGGGTCGCCCCGCGGCTCCCGATGCTGCGCTCCGCCGTCATCCATAATGACGCAAACGACTGGAACGTCCTCATCGACGAGGACGACCGAGACCGCATTTCCGGTATCATCGACTTCGGCGACGCCCTCTACGCACCCGTCATTGCCGAAGTCGCGATCGCCGCCGCCTATGCCGGCCTCGACCACCCCGATCCGATCGGCGCTGCGGCTGCGATCGCCAATGGGTACCATGCCGAATACCCCCTTCTCGAAGAGGAAGTCGATCTCCTCTTCGACCTGATTGCCATGCGGCTGGTCACCTCGGTGACAATCTCCGCATCACGCCGGGCGCATACCGCCGACAATCCCTATCTCGCGATCAGCGAAAGACCTGCCTGGGCGCTACTGCGCAAGCTCGATGCGATGAACCCGCGTTTCGCCACCGCGATCCTGAGAAAGGCCTGCGGTTTCGAGACAGTCGCCGGAGCGCACGCCGTCGCCTCCTGGATCGGCGAAAATCGCAAAAGCCTCCTGCCGCTTCTCGATCGTCCAGCGGCGACCTATCCCGCCGCTCTCGTCCCCTATGGCGATCCGACGCATCCGATGACCGTCAGTTCGGCGGACGGACGGCCGCATGACGCGCGTTCGGTATGGGAAGAGCATTGCCGCACGACCGGCGTCGAGCTCGGCATCGGCCCCTGGGGTGAAGCCCGCACCGTCTATTCGGGTGAGATGTTCGTCTCCCGCCTGATCGAAGAGACCCGCCGCACGCGCCATCTCGGCCTCGACCTCTTCATGGCCGCCGGCACCAAGGTCCATACGCCGCTTGCAGCCACCGTCGCGAGCGTCGAGATCGAGAAGGATCCGCTCGGATACGGTTGCCTTATCGCGCTGCGCCATGAACCCGACGGTTGCCCGCCTTTCCTGACGCTCTGGGGGCATCTTGCCCATGAGGCCGTCGGTCGGCTGAAGGCCGGCGACAGGCTGGAGGCCGGCGCGCTTGTCGGTGAAATGGGCGCACCGGAAGAAAACGGCGGCTGGGCGCCGCATCTGCATCTGCAGATCTCCACCGACACAAGTCTCGCAGCGACGGATATCCTCGGCGTCGGCGAGGAGCGCTATCTAGACGTCTGGGCGGAGCTCTTCCCCGACGCGAGCACATTTGCCGGCATTGCGCGGGAATTCTACGACCAGAGCGGCCGCCCCCACGAGGAGATCATCAGGCGGCGGAAAGAGCTGCTGCTGCCGAACCTGTCGATCTCCTACGAGAAACCGATCAAGTTCGTGCGCGGCGAAGGCGTCTGGCTGATCGACGATCGCGGCCGCGCCTATCTCGACTGCTTCAACAATGTCTGCCACATCGGTCACGCCCATCCCGCCGTGGTGGAGGCATTGGCCCGGCAAGCAGGGACGCTCAACACCAACACGCGCTACCTGCACGACAACATCGTCGCCTATGCCGAGCGGCTGACGGCCACGATGCCGAAGGAACTCGCCGTCGCCGCCTTCGCCAACAGCGGCTCCGAAGCCAACAGTCTCGCCCTGCGCCTGATGCGCGCCCATACGGGCTGCGAAAACGCCGTCGTCTTGGACTGGGCCTATCACGGCACGACGCAGGAGCTGATCGATCTCAGCGCATACAAATTCCGCCGCAAGGGCGGAAAGGGCCAGAAGCCGCATGTTCACGTGGCGGCCGTTCCGGACAGTTACCACGCGCCGGCCGCCTGGCCGCTGGAGGAACACGGCAAGCGCTTCGCCGAAAACGTGGCCGAGCTGATCGCGGCGATGCGCGCCCGAGGCGAAGCGCCGGGTTTCTTCCTCGCCGAATCCATTCCGAGCGTCGCAGGCCAGGTGTTTCTGCCGGACGGCTACCTCAAGGAAGTCTACCGCATGGTTCGGGAGGCCGGCGGCGTCTGCATCGCCGACGAGGTGCAGGTCGGCTTCGGCCGGGTCGGCAGCCATTGGTGGGCCTTCGAGACGCAAGGCGTCGTCCCTGATATCGTCACCATGGGCAAGCCGATCGGCGACGGTCATCCGCTTGCCGCGGTCGTCACCACGCGAGAGATCGCGGCGTCGTTCGACAATGGCATGGAGTATTTCAACACCTTCGGCGGCAACCCGGTATCCTGCGCCGTCGGTCTCGCCGTGCTCGACGTCATCGAAGGCGAGGACCTGCGCCGCAATGCGCTCGATATCGGCAATCATCTTCTCACCGCCTTCCGGACCATGCAGGAGCGCTACGAGGTCATCGGCGACGTCCGCGGCCTCGGCCTTTTCCTCGGCATCGAGCTCGTCAGCGACCGCAGGACCAGGGCGCCGGCGACGGAGATCGCCCGGGCCGTCGCGAACGGAGCCCGCCAGCGCGGCGTGCTGATGGGCACGGAGGGCCCACATGACAACGTGCTGAAGATGCGACCGCCGATGATCTTTTCGAAGCGGGATGCGGATCATCTGATTGCCGTGCTCGAGGAAACATTCGGGGCCGTGCTGGCGCAAGCGGGATAA
- a CDS encoding Lrp/AsnC family transcriptional regulator: protein MCIRHFAGCTGTLFIITVILPAPLDSRPAVPLAGRRRQEIDATDRTILSILSREARIPMKSLAGRIGLSRSATAERVARLEKAGVIRGYRADIGQLEEGQIEAFLLVTLKRTPSLGVLDRLAGFSSVRRVFSVSGQLDLVVEVKVASINALNELRNEVAQLDNVEDLTTSIVLRRDIERS, encoded by the coding sequence ATGTGCATCCGGCATTTCGCCGGTTGCACCGGCACTTTGTTTATAATAACCGTCATCTTGCCGGCGCCGCTCGACAGCCGCCCGGCAGTCCCTCTGGCCGGCCGCAGGAGGCAGGAAATCGACGCGACAGACCGAACGATACTCAGCATATTGAGCCGCGAGGCGCGTATTCCCATGAAGTCGCTTGCCGGGCGTATCGGGTTGTCTCGCAGTGCGACGGCCGAGCGCGTCGCGCGGTTGGAGAAGGCCGGCGTCATTCGCGGCTATCGCGCCGACATCGGCCAGTTGGAGGAGGGGCAGATAGAGGCTTTCCTGCTGGTGACGCTGAAGCGGACGCCCTCGCTCGGCGTGCTCGACCGGCTGGCCGGGTTTTCCTCCGTCAGGCGCGTTTTCTCAGTCAGCGGCCAGCTCGATCTCGTGGTGGAAGTGAAGGTCGCGTCGATCAATGCGCTGAACGAACTGCGCAACGAAGTGGCGCAGCTCGACAATGTCGAGGATCTGACGACGTCGATCGTCCTGCGCCGTGATATCGAACGAAGCTGA